The following proteins come from a genomic window of Diorhabda carinulata isolate Delta chromosome X, icDioCari1.1, whole genome shotgun sequence:
- the LOC130902371 gene encoding cytochrome b-c1 complex subunit 8-like — MHDEHLRFGNLHHMRNLVVYKISPYHLKMVPSLRIGNLLRRIVQEAPWILPPFSLGYLLYYSMDRLHERISRKQPGEFDHEEDLESEVCECCTTEQENENNNENDECD, encoded by the exons atgcatgACGAACATTTACGTTTTGGTAATCTCCATCATATGAGAAACCTTGTGGTGTATAAAATATCCCCATACCATTTGAAAATGGTACCTTCATTACGAATCGGAAATTTGTTAAGAAGAATCGTCCAAGAAGCACCTTGGATTCTGCCAc CGTTTTCTTTGGGCTATTTACTCTATTATTCTATGGATCGTTTACATGAACGAATATCACGAAAACAACCAGGAGAATTTGATCATgaagaagatttagaatcagAAGTATGCGAATGTTGCACTACCGagcaagaaaatgaaaataataatgaaaatgatgaatgtgattaa